A portion of the Granulosicoccus antarcticus IMCC3135 genome contains these proteins:
- a CDS encoding NAD(P)/FAD-dependent oxidoreductase: MNNPRHDIVVIGGGVIGMNIAYKLAKSGRDVALIEPDELGMGASYGNAGTIADYATIPLGTPNVLRDLPRLMFDRESPLSIHYSVVPRLLPWLIQFAFQSLPGPSRANAKALGQLLNNANALWRTTAEELGASHLLHQRGCLYLYDSENAFIAAKADEKMRRDNGVALEVISASEVLQLEPGLSTFQGGAHYFPDATSIDDPGALMKTFASRLNDLGMSVIKARANNIVEHGQYSDIHCDDNLIVSARKVVIAAGAHSRALARSVGENVTLDTERGYHLEFDMPKSPVSRPVCSARRGFYASPMNGRLRIAGTVEFGGVDLPASPQRLAMLERGARELLPQLGEVSRAWLGFRPSVPNSVPIIRRSKRSKHIILAFGHGHIGVTLAPVTATMVQALI; encoded by the coding sequence ATGAACAATCCGAGACATGACATCGTCGTCATAGGTGGCGGTGTTATCGGTATGAACATCGCGTACAAGCTTGCAAAATCAGGCCGCGATGTTGCCTTGATTGAACCCGATGAACTCGGCATGGGGGCCTCCTACGGCAATGCTGGCACCATTGCAGATTACGCAACCATTCCCCTGGGTACGCCCAATGTTCTGCGAGACCTGCCTCGCCTGATGTTCGATCGCGAAAGCCCCTTGTCCATCCACTACTCCGTCGTACCTCGCCTGCTGCCCTGGCTGATCCAGTTTGCCTTCCAGAGCTTGCCCGGACCCAGCCGTGCCAATGCAAAGGCACTGGGACAGCTACTGAACAATGCAAACGCTCTGTGGCGAACCACCGCCGAGGAGCTCGGTGCCTCCCACTTGCTGCATCAACGCGGCTGTCTCTATCTGTATGACAGTGAAAACGCCTTCATTGCGGCAAAAGCTGATGAAAAGATGCGGCGTGATAATGGTGTGGCCCTCGAGGTCATCTCTGCCAGCGAGGTTCTTCAGCTGGAACCCGGCCTGAGCACCTTTCAGGGAGGCGCTCATTATTTTCCTGATGCCACCAGCATTGATGACCCGGGAGCGCTCATGAAAACCTTTGCCTCCAGGCTGAATGATCTGGGGATGAGCGTCATCAAGGCCCGCGCCAATAACATCGTGGAACACGGTCAATATAGTGACATTCACTGTGACGACAATCTGATCGTCAGTGCACGCAAGGTGGTCATAGCCGCCGGCGCCCATTCCCGTGCCCTGGCCAGATCCGTGGGCGAGAACGTGACGCTGGATACCGAACGTGGCTACCATCTCGAATTCGACATGCCCAAGTCCCCGGTTAGCCGCCCGGTTTGCTCGGCACGTCGGGGCTTTTATGCATCGCCCATGAATGGTCGTCTGCGTATTGCCGGTACCGTAGAATTTGGCGGCGTTGATTTACCCGCCTCGCCACAACGTCTGGCAATGCTGGAACGTGGTGCCCGCGAGCTGCTGCCTCAGCTCGGTGAAGTGAGCCGAGCCTGGCTCGGATTCCGCCCCTCGGTACCCAACTCTGTACCGATCATTCGCCGTTCAAAACGCAGCAAGCATATTATTCTGGCTTTCGGTCATGGTCACATCGGCGTCACACTTGCGCCTGTCACAGCAACCATGGTTCAGGCACTGATCTGA
- the hpaR gene encoding homoprotocatechuate degradation operon regulator HpaR produces MTTEETPLAPALKRTDRSLPIALLRARETLMIPVREMLLQSRITEQKYRVLRVVEESGPIEQTRIAQKACLHQPSLTRIMHALDRDGFLVRTTNEHDKRQTIAVITDAGRQLILEHTALSEDLFLRLENQFGTEKMDTLLDLLDELQQVQL; encoded by the coding sequence ATGACGACCGAAGAAACACCCCTGGCACCCGCACTCAAGCGTACAGACAGATCCTTGCCCATCGCACTGCTGCGGGCACGTGAAACGCTCATGATACCGGTGCGTGAAATGCTGCTGCAAAGCCGCATCACTGAACAAAAATATCGAGTGCTGAGAGTCGTTGAAGAGTCCGGCCCTATCGAGCAGACTCGTATTGCGCAAAAAGCCTGCCTGCACCAACCCAGCCTGACCAGAATCATGCACGCACTGGATCGGGATGGATTCCTCGTACGCACAACCAATGAACACGATAAGCGCCAGACAATAGCGGTTATAACTGACGCTGGCCGCCAGCTGATTCTGGAACATACGGCGCTGAGTGAGGATCTCTTCCTGCGTCTGGAGAATCAGTTTGGCACCGAGAAAATGGATACGCTGCTGGACTTGCTGGATGAGCTGCAACAAGTCCAGCTGTAA
- a CDS encoding haloacid dehalogenase type II, with product MPNDTQVSIIVFDVNETLLDITTLEPVFNRLFCDATLLREWFAQLVLYSQTMTLSGLYTPFGELAIGTLRMLASIHGVVVSERDIDEMRQLLGSMPAHPDAAPALERLHKAGFRLVTLTNSASASSPTALEQAGLAQYFEQSFSVEAVRKFKPAPETYQLVADELQVQPAQLCLVACHLWDTIGAQAAGYRGAFLTRPHNAFLPADNVLVPDISASELASLADQIIARWGSASTS from the coding sequence ATGCCCAACGACACACAGGTTTCGATCATCGTATTCGATGTCAATGAGACGCTTCTCGATATCACCACGCTGGAGCCGGTATTCAATCGACTCTTCTGCGATGCAACCTTGTTGCGTGAGTGGTTTGCACAATTGGTCCTGTATTCCCAGACAATGACGCTGTCCGGTCTGTACACCCCGTTCGGCGAGCTGGCCATTGGCACACTGCGCATGCTGGCAAGCATTCATGGTGTCGTCGTGTCCGAGCGAGACATTGATGAGATGCGACAACTACTCGGCTCCATGCCTGCTCACCCCGATGCGGCACCGGCACTCGAGCGCTTGCACAAAGCGGGTTTCCGTCTGGTGACACTGACCAACTCGGCAAGTGCCTCAAGCCCGACAGCTCTGGAGCAGGCCGGCCTTGCCCAATATTTCGAGCAATCATTCAGTGTTGAAGCGGTTCGAAAATTCAAACCGGCACCCGAGACATATCAATTGGTAGCCGATGAACTACAGGTCCAGCCTGCACAGCTCTGCCTGGTAGCCTGCCACCTCTGGGATACCATCGGTGCGCAGGCTGCAGGCTATCGAGGTGCCTTCCTGACCCGTCCTCACAATGCCTTTCTGCCAGCCGACAATGTTCTTGTTCCTGACATCAGCGCATCAGAGCTGGCAAGCCTGGCCGATCAGATCATTGCACGATGGGGCTCAGCCAGCACCTCCTGA
- a CDS encoding DUF4404 family protein, translated as MTNKLELGKAIQELRSEIETLEDSDVETRNNLAQLADLMDAQLIGEPLSEDPSTAESVMALVETYEAKYPRVTAMANDLMTRLAAMGI; from the coding sequence ATGACTAACAAGTTAGAGCTTGGCAAGGCAATTCAGGAACTTCGATCAGAAATCGAAACGCTGGAAGACAGTGATGTCGAAACACGCAACAATCTTGCGCAACTGGCTGATCTCATGGACGCTCAATTGATTGGCGAACCCCTGAGCGAAGATCCGTCGACGGCTGAATCGGTCATGGCGCTGGTTGAAACCTATGAAGCCAAATACCCGCGCGTTACGGCAATGGCCAATGATCTGATGACACGACTGGCTGCCATGGGCATCTGA
- a CDS encoding phospholipase D family protein gives MSDYPVLMYVTALIIVVLLLIRVLGNRALKVVPESCACDETVPDTALSEAVDALLDANAEKHPGSLFSPLGKASTALLSRFRLADLAQHTIDAQYYLFHDDEAGQALLANLIEAAGRGVKVRLLLDDIGIKGREPVLARLARETTNLEIRIFNPVWLRPARILDYLARFPRSSRRMHNKSFTVDKIVSIVGGRNIGNEYFNVGDGVSFADFDVIGAGPVAVDVVKQFDAYWHSGIAVEVIQLGKPCNEEQFALCKEQMAQGQDRFREHSNAHEELALEQLMSGNLEACLGSSRVVYDPPQKVMTGLFDTEGNLASLIIKLLSSAQQELLISSPYFIPGKRGMAVFRELRARGVRICLLTNSFAANDVVAVHSGYIDYRQELVEMGVEMYEFKPDSQTTSLSFMGSKRSSLHAKTFIIDRKQQFVGSFNLDPRSAIHNTEMGIFFHSVEFAESLCQSQLERLESSAYRLRLGKSHSLEWIEVTPTGETIVHTTEPDMTRLQRVSVYMLTWLPFEWLL, from the coding sequence ATGAGTGACTATCCAGTTCTGATGTATGTCACCGCTCTGATCATCGTCGTGTTGCTGCTCATTCGGGTACTTGGCAACAGAGCGTTGAAAGTTGTACCAGAGTCATGTGCTTGCGATGAAACGGTTCCTGATACGGCTCTATCAGAGGCTGTCGATGCATTGCTTGACGCTAACGCCGAGAAGCATCCAGGCTCTCTGTTCTCGCCGCTTGGCAAGGCTTCGACAGCCTTGCTGAGCCGTTTTCGTCTGGCGGATCTGGCGCAGCACACCATTGATGCACAGTATTATCTGTTTCACGACGACGAGGCGGGACAGGCTCTATTAGCCAACCTGATCGAGGCGGCAGGACGGGGTGTCAAGGTGCGGCTGTTGCTGGATGATATCGGCATCAAGGGGCGCGAGCCTGTTTTGGCACGATTGGCCAGAGAGACCACCAACCTTGAGATCCGTATTTTCAATCCGGTGTGGCTTCGACCGGCGCGTATTCTGGACTATCTGGCAAGATTTCCCAGATCCAGCCGGCGAATGCACAACAAATCCTTCACGGTGGACAAGATCGTCAGCATCGTGGGTGGGCGTAACATCGGCAATGAGTATTTCAATGTGGGAGACGGGGTGTCTTTCGCCGATTTTGATGTCATCGGTGCAGGACCGGTGGCTGTGGATGTCGTCAAGCAGTTCGATGCCTATTGGCATAGTGGTATTGCCGTTGAGGTGATACAGCTTGGCAAGCCCTGTAACGAGGAGCAATTTGCACTGTGTAAAGAGCAGATGGCGCAGGGTCAGGACAGATTTCGCGAACACAGCAACGCGCATGAGGAACTTGCTCTCGAGCAACTGATGTCAGGCAATCTTGAGGCCTGTCTCGGCTCGAGTCGGGTCGTGTACGACCCTCCACAAAAAGTAATGACTGGACTCTTTGATACTGAAGGCAATCTTGCCTCTCTCATCATCAAGTTGCTGTCATCGGCACAGCAGGAGCTGCTGATCAGCTCGCCCTATTTTATCCCCGGCAAGCGAGGCATGGCTGTTTTTCGCGAGCTGAGGGCGCGCGGTGTGCGGATCTGTCTGCTGACCAATTCCTTCGCTGCCAATGATGTGGTGGCAGTACATTCTGGCTATATCGATTATCGGCAGGAGCTGGTTGAGATGGGTGTCGAAATGTACGAATTCAAACCGGATAGTCAGACAACAAGTCTGTCCTTTATGGGCTCGAAAAGATCCAGTCTGCATGCCAAGACATTCATCATCGATCGCAAGCAGCAATTCGTCGGCTCCTTCAATCTGGATCCGCGTTCGGCTATCCACAATACCGAGATGGGTATCTTTTTCCACAGTGTCGAATTTGCCGAATCGCTTTGTCAATCGCAGCTCGAACGTCTGGAGAGCTCGGCGTATCGCCTCAGGCTTGGCAAGAGCCATTCGCTGGAATGGATAGAAGTGACACCGACTGGTGAAACCATCGTACATACGACCGAACCCGATATGACTCGGTTGCAGCGTGTCAGTGTCTATATGTTGACCTGGCTGCCTTTCGAATGGTTGCTGTAG
- a CDS encoding NIPSNAP family protein, with protein MLYDVRTYRCQPGTIAAQLKLYKEHGWDVQRKHLGEPLVYGQVETGDVNSYIHIWVYESAADRENRRKNMVADPLWQVFLKHSAAAGNLILQTNTLVKPAPFFDPEARSAK; from the coding sequence ATGCTGTATGACGTCCGCACTTACCGCTGCCAACCAGGCACCATTGCCGCACAGCTGAAATTGTACAAAGAGCACGGTTGGGATGTACAGCGCAAGCATCTGGGGGAGCCGTTGGTCTATGGTCAGGTCGAGACAGGCGATGTGAATTCCTATATCCATATCTGGGTTTACGAAAGTGCTGCAGATCGCGAAAACCGACGCAAGAACATGGTTGCAGACCCGTTATGGCAGGTTTTTCTGAAGCATAGCGCGGCGGCAGGCAATCTCATTCTGCAGACAAACACCTTGGTCAAGCCAGCCCCATTTTTTGATCCGGAGGCCCGATCGGCCAAGTGA
- a CDS encoding FadR/GntR family transcriptional regulator, whose product MSTKHKPRLAAGMEQDLRKKIVAGQPPVGERLPSERVLCETYGVSRTVVREAIAGLRAAGLIESRQGSGLYVKSDKPSSLNGLPSLSDMSNEIIAIVDTLELRAAVEIEAAFLAATRASPGQVEKIRTCQKNYSDALSNGTETEGADFDFHQAIADATNNPAYKAFMEYLGRQTIPRSKLGFVPDSKAYQSYLVDLRAEHEEILLAIERHAAEEARQAMRAHLVGSLERYRALSRG is encoded by the coding sequence ATGAGTACGAAGCACAAACCGCGATTGGCGGCCGGTATGGAGCAAGACCTGCGCAAGAAAATAGTGGCAGGCCAGCCACCGGTCGGAGAAAGGCTGCCGAGCGAGCGGGTTCTGTGCGAAACCTATGGTGTGAGCCGCACAGTGGTCAGAGAGGCTATTGCCGGATTGCGGGCTGCAGGCTTGATAGAATCGCGACAAGGCAGTGGCTTGTACGTCAAATCAGACAAGCCGTCATCGCTCAATGGATTGCCATCGCTGTCCGATATGTCAAACGAAATCATAGCCATCGTTGATACGTTGGAGCTGCGGGCTGCGGTTGAAATAGAAGCAGCCTTTCTGGCTGCCACTCGGGCATCACCCGGGCAGGTTGAGAAAATACGCACTTGTCAGAAAAATTACTCCGATGCTCTGAGCAATGGCACAGAGACAGAAGGTGCAGACTTTGATTTTCATCAGGCCATAGCAGATGCCACTAACAACCCTGCCTACAAAGCCTTCATGGAATACCTTGGGCGACAAACCATTCCCAGAAGCAAGTTGGGCTTTGTGCCTGACAGTAAAGCCTATCAGTCCTATCTGGTGGATTTGCGTGCAGAGCACGAAGAGATATTGCTGGCGATAGAGCGGCATGCGGCTGAGGAGGCCAGGCAGGCCATGAGGGCACATCTGGTTGGTAGTCTGGAGCGATATCGAGCGTTGTCCAGAGGGTGA
- the kduI gene encoding 5-dehydro-4-deoxy-D-glucuronate isomerase produces the protein MDIRQVSSPTETRGFDTRQLREAYLIETLFRPGEICMTYSHLDRTVIGGATPLSEALPLVANKQIGSPRFLDRRELGIFNIGGSGRIVVDGTEHELKRTDALYVPMGTAEVAFISDDAADPARFYFISTPAHAAHPLKKITAEDANLINLGTQSDANVRQLRQYIHPDVCTSCQLVMGMTLIADGSVWNTMPCHTHDRRTEAYLYFDMAADTRVIHLMGEPQETRHLIVANEQAILSPGWSIHSGTGTGRYGFIWSMAGDNQDFNDMDFVKMQDLK, from the coding sequence ATGGATATTCGTCAGGTCAGTAGCCCAACTGAAACACGTGGTTTTGACACCCGGCAACTGCGCGAAGCCTATCTCATCGAAACCCTGTTTCGTCCCGGTGAGATCTGCATGACTTACAGCCACCTGGACCGCACCGTCATCGGTGGCGCAACACCCCTGAGCGAAGCCTTGCCGCTGGTAGCAAACAAGCAGATTGGCTCACCCCGATTTCTTGACCGCCGCGAACTGGGCATCTTCAACATCGGTGGCAGCGGTCGTATCGTTGTCGATGGCACCGAGCATGAGCTGAAACGCACCGACGCACTCTATGTCCCCATGGGCACCGCAGAGGTGGCTTTCATCAGTGACGACGCCGCCGACCCGGCGCGTTTCTACTTTATCAGCACCCCAGCCCATGCCGCCCACCCGCTCAAGAAGATTACGGCAGAAGATGCCAATCTGATCAATCTGGGAACACAGTCTGATGCCAACGTCCGGCAGCTGCGTCAGTACATCCACCCGGACGTCTGCACCTCCTGCCAACTGGTCATGGGCATGACACTGATTGCCGATGGCAGCGTCTGGAACACCATGCCGTGCCACACACACGATCGACGCACCGAAGCGTATCTATACTTCGACATGGCCGCTGACACACGCGTCATTCATCTGATGGGCGAGCCTCAGGAGACTCGACATTTGATCGTGGCCAATGAGCAGGCCATACTCTCACCTGGCTGGTCCATCCACAGTGGCACTGGCACCGGTCGCTATGGCTTTATCTGGTCGATGGCTGGCGACAACCAGGACTTCAACGATATGGATTTTGTAAAAATGCAGGATTTGAAATGA
- the kduD gene encoding 2-dehydro-3-deoxy-D-gluconate 5-dehydrogenase KduD, protein MTELSTGMFNLDGKTALVTGANTGLGQAFAVALANAGARVACLGRSDMEETLELINGGQNDGKRAIAIKADLGSLEPIDRIVAEVMAWSGSIDILVNNAGIIRRADALDFSEADWDAVMDVNLKSLFFLSQAVAKTMVPGGTGKIINIASLLSFQGGIRIPSYTASKSGVAGLTKLLACEWGPKGINVNAIAPGYIETNNTQALREDPDRNKAILDRIPAGHWGNPSDVAGAVVFLASDAANYVHGITLPVDGGWLAR, encoded by the coding sequence ATGACTGAGCTCTCCACCGGAATGTTCAATCTTGATGGCAAGACCGCACTGGTTACCGGTGCCAACACCGGCCTGGGACAAGCCTTTGCCGTAGCCTTGGCAAATGCCGGTGCACGAGTCGCCTGCCTTGGCCGCTCCGATATGGAAGAGACTCTGGAGCTTATCAATGGTGGCCAGAATGATGGCAAGCGCGCCATCGCCATCAAGGCCGACCTTGGCAGCCTGGAGCCCATCGATCGCATCGTCGCTGAAGTCATGGCCTGGTCTGGCAGTATCGACATACTGGTCAACAATGCCGGCATCATCCGACGTGCAGATGCGCTGGACTTCAGTGAAGCTGACTGGGATGCCGTCATGGATGTCAATCTCAAATCCCTGTTCTTCCTGAGCCAGGCAGTGGCCAAAACCATGGTGCCCGGCGGTACTGGCAAAATCATCAACATCGCCTCACTGCTGTCTTTCCAGGGCGGCATACGCATCCCCTCTTACACCGCCAGCAAGAGTGGCGTTGCGGGACTGACCAAGTTGTTAGCCTGCGAATGGGGACCCAAAGGCATCAATGTCAACGCCATAGCCCCGGGATATATCGAAACCAACAACACACAGGCCCTGCGCGAAGACCCTGATCGCAACAAAGCCATACTGGACCGCATTCCAGCCGGGCACTGGGGCAACCCCTCTGATGTAGCGGGAGCCGTAGTATTCCTCGCCTCAGATGCCGCAAATTATGTGCATGGGATTACACTACCGGTTGACGGTGGATGGCTGGCTCGCTGA
- a CDS encoding D-amino acid dehydrogenase has protein sequence MKHIAVVGAGISGVTTAYSLLKRGYNVTILDRNRYAAMMTSFANGGQLSASNAEVWTQFSTIIKGMRWMLKRDAPLLVNPKPDWHKYSWMAEFMANIPNYESNTIETTRLAIAAREHLFEWAKQENIDFDHEARGILHICVDKAGFEHGERVNAMLAKGGLERRAVTPDEMRAIEPAIRGDLYGGFYTESDSTGDIHKYTRGLAQACERMGGRFMFDVRVQTLTHEGDKVHVTYHQDENYSVERDTFDGVVICAGIESRRFAAQLGDRVNIYPVKGYSITIDLPNAESREAAAWVSLLDDKAKVVSSRLGENRLRIAGTAEFNGVNYDIRDNRIRPLVAWTRRLFPGVDTEHVVPWAGLRPMMPNMMPRVGAGKKPGVYYNTGHGHLGWTLCPATSEILADVVEQTMPV, from the coding sequence ATGAAACATATAGCAGTTGTCGGTGCTGGTATCTCCGGTGTCACTACGGCCTATTCCCTGCTCAAGCGCGGTTATAACGTTACGATCCTCGATCGCAATCGCTATGCAGCCATGATGACTTCATTCGCCAATGGAGGCCAGTTATCGGCCTCCAATGCAGAAGTCTGGACGCAGTTTTCAACCATCATCAAGGGCATGCGCTGGATGCTCAAGCGTGACGCCCCTTTGCTCGTCAACCCAAAACCTGACTGGCACAAGTATTCATGGATGGCCGAGTTCATGGCCAACATCCCCAATTACGAAAGCAACACCATCGAGACCACCCGTCTGGCCATTGCCGCGCGTGAACACCTGTTCGAATGGGCCAAACAGGAAAATATCGATTTTGACCATGAAGCGCGTGGCATTCTGCATATCTGCGTGGACAAAGCCGGCTTCGAGCATGGTGAGCGTGTCAACGCAATGCTGGCCAAAGGCGGACTTGAACGTCGTGCAGTCACGCCTGATGAGATGCGTGCCATTGAACCTGCCATCCGTGGCGATCTCTACGGTGGCTTCTATACCGAGAGTGATTCAACCGGTGACATTCACAAGTACACCCGAGGCCTGGCTCAGGCTTGCGAGCGAATGGGCGGCCGTTTCATGTTTGATGTCCGAGTCCAGACTCTGACTCACGAAGGCGACAAGGTTCATGTGACCTACCATCAGGACGAAAACTACAGCGTCGAACGCGACACCTTTGACGGCGTGGTCATCTGTGCTGGTATCGAAAGTCGACGATTCGCCGCCCAATTGGGTGATCGAGTCAACATCTATCCGGTCAAGGGCTATTCAATCACCATTGATCTACCTAACGCTGAAAGCCGTGAAGCGGCCGCCTGGGTCAGCTTGCTGGATGACAAAGCAAAAGTGGTGTCAAGTCGCCTGGGCGAAAACCGTCTGCGCATTGCCGGCACCGCTGAATTCAACGGGGTGAACTACGACATACGCGACAATCGCATACGTCCTCTGGTGGCCTGGACGCGTCGCCTGTTCCCGGGTGTCGACACGGAACATGTCGTGCCTTGGGCAGGTCTGCGGCCAATGATGCCGAACATGATGCCTCGTGTTGGCGCAGGTAAGAAACCCGGCGTTTACTACAACACCGGTCACGGCCATCTAGGCTGGACATTGTGCCCTGCGACCTCCGAGATACTCGCGGATGTCGTCGAGCAAACAATGCCGGTATAA
- a CDS encoding RNA pyrophosphohydrolase: MTPEQIAQLPYRPCVGLMIINSDGHVFVGQRIDNVEPAWQMPQGGVEKGETTPLAALRELGEETGLAAADIKIVAESADWFTYDLPHDRVPGIWNGQYRGQKQRWFLLRLLSEDSAINIQTDEPEFNQWRWLEPAQLVDSAVPFKREVYASVLAEFLPLIQKDS; encoded by the coding sequence GTGACCCCTGAACAAATCGCTCAATTGCCCTATCGCCCCTGCGTAGGCCTGATGATTATCAATAGTGATGGCCATGTGTTTGTGGGTCAGCGTATCGACAACGTGGAACCCGCCTGGCAAATGCCTCAAGGCGGGGTCGAGAAAGGTGAAACCACCCCCTTGGCCGCTCTGCGTGAACTGGGAGAAGAAACGGGACTCGCTGCTGCCGATATAAAAATCGTGGCTGAAAGTGCCGATTGGTTTACCTATGATCTGCCGCATGATCGAGTGCCGGGAATCTGGAACGGTCAATATCGGGGACAAAAGCAGAGGTGGTTTCTGCTACGACTGCTAAGCGAGGATTCTGCCATCAACATCCAGACCGATGAGCCTGAATTCAACCAATGGCGCTGGCTGGAGCCTGCACAGCTGGTTGACAGCGCAGTACCATTCAAACGTGAAGTCTATGCCTCCGTACTCGCAGAGTTCTTACCTTTGATCCAAAAGGACTCGTGA
- a CDS encoding GNAT family N-acetyltransferase yields MRTERLLLRQWKEADREPFAALNCDADVMRYFPRLITPEQSNGFIDAQTDHIATHGWGAWAVERIDSAEFIGFVGFSHPASWHPCAGEIDIGWRLDKRHWGQGYATEAASFALKTGFNSLGFKELVSFTSECNLPSIAVMIKIGMREDLQGFEHPRIDVSSQLRRHVIYRLARAAL; encoded by the coding sequence ATGCGAACTGAAAGACTGCTATTACGGCAATGGAAAGAAGCGGATAGAGAGCCCTTTGCAGCGTTGAATTGTGACGCTGATGTCATGCGCTACTTCCCTCGCCTGATTACTCCTGAGCAGTCCAATGGCTTCATCGACGCCCAAACCGATCACATCGCCACCCATGGCTGGGGAGCGTGGGCGGTCGAAAGAATCGACAGCGCAGAGTTCATCGGCTTTGTCGGCTTTTCTCACCCGGCAAGCTGGCACCCCTGCGCCGGGGAAATTGATATTGGCTGGCGTCTGGACAAGCGACACTGGGGCCAGGGCTATGCTACCGAGGCGGCCAGTTTCGCCCTGAAAACAGGCTTCAATTCACTCGGATTCAAGGAGCTGGTCTCGTTCACCTCAGAGTGCAATTTGCCATCCATTGCCGTCATGATAAAAATTGGCATGCGAGAAGATCTACAGGGATTCGAGCACCCTCGCATAGATGTTTCAAGTCAGCTGCGCAGACATGTCATCTATCGCCTGGCCAGAGCCGCCTTATAA
- a CDS encoding VOC family protein, with protein MTDQNDAGKVTGIGGIFFLANKDTKSLTQWYEKHLGIPLQEWGGAVLEWKNDTAEDGGATVWHVAATDSDLLAPSRARFMINYRVDDMQALIAKLTTAGVEILEGPQYHENGVFAWIVDPEGNKIELWEPMIWDEKNKGA; from the coding sequence ATGACTGATCAAAACGATGCAGGCAAGGTCACTGGCATTGGTGGAATTTTCTTTCTCGCCAACAAAGACACCAAAAGCCTGACCCAGTGGTACGAAAAGCATTTAGGCATCCCCTTGCAGGAATGGGGCGGAGCTGTCCTTGAGTGGAAAAATGATACCGCTGAAGACGGTGGCGCAACCGTCTGGCATGTTGCAGCCACTGACAGCGATCTGCTGGCGCCGAGTCGTGCGCGATTCATGATCAACTACCGCGTCGATGATATGCAGGCGCTTATTGCGAAATTAACAACTGCTGGCGTAGAGATTCTTGAGGGTCCGCAATATCACGAAAATGGCGTATTCGCATGGATTGTTGACCCGGAGGGCAACAAGATAGAGCTCTGGGAACCCATGATCTGGGATGAGAAAAACAAGGGCGCCTGA